A genomic window from Xyrauchen texanus isolate HMW12.3.18 chromosome 15, RBS_HiC_50CHRs, whole genome shotgun sequence includes:
- the rnf41l gene encoding RING finger protein 151, producing the protein MGYDLERFVGYVNEGLLCCVCRDVLEDPLQAPCEHAFCSSCIHGWLIHHNNCPEDRLPLDITHLRPLFRYMRNDLARLQMRCLFRPQGCEVICALESIHRHEQQCDYALLNCSNAGCPLQVSRRSLEAHLCVCEYSSRVCASGCGYTILNTEEARHNCVSELRAELDMLRAELDCKVEEVRHEMESRLDSQRRHMVQKESLLRSEVDELKGQLSRVMSDVRVLLGAERGRRQELERLELEKAELLELLKEGLRPATPSAPATTPAEGPKKSSPRSLALDCIKRKNRELTVI; encoded by the exons ATGGGCTATGATCTGGAACGCTTTGTGGGTTATGTTAATGAGGGTCTGCTGTGCTGCGTTTGTCGGGATGTGTTGGAGGATCCTTTGCAGGCTCCATGTGAGCATGCCTTTTGCAGCTCCTGCATTCATGGATGGCTCATCCACCATAATAATTGTCCAGAGGACCGCTTACCTTTAGACATCACACATCTACGCCCATTATTCAG ATACATGAGGAATGATTTAGCAAGGCTGCAGATGAGGTGCTTGTTTCGGCCACAAGGTTGTGAGGTTATATGTGCTCTGGAGTCTATTCATAGGCATGAGCAACAGTGCGACTATGCTCTACTGAATTGCAGTAATGCAG GCTGCCCTCTTCAGGTGTCACGACGCTCTCTGGAAGCTCACCTGTGTGTCTGTGAGTACAGCAGTAGGGTTTGTGCAAGTGGCTGTGGATACACAATACTAAACACAGAGGAAGCCCGACATAACTGTGTATCTGAGCTCCGAGCCGAGTTGGACATGCTCAG GGCAGAGTTAGACTGTAAGGTTGAAGAGGTGAGGCATGAAATGGAATCTCGCTTGGATTCCCAACGACGACATATGGTGCAGAAGGAGAGTTTGCTGAGGAGTGAGGTGGATGAACTTAAG GGCCAGCTGTCCCGTGTGATGTCAGATGTCCGTGTTCTCCTGGGTGCAGAGAGGGGACGCAGACAAGAGTTGGAGAGGCTGGAGCTTGAGAAGGCAGAGCTTCTTGAACTGTTAAAGGAGGGGCTTAGACCAGCCACTCCCTCTGCACCAGCAACGACACCTGCTGAGGGGCCAAAAAAGTCAAGCCCCCGCAGCCTGGCTTTGGATTGCATCAAGAGGAAGAATAGAGAGTTGACTGTTATTTGA